In Papaver somniferum cultivar HN1 chromosome 1, ASM357369v1, whole genome shotgun sequence, a genomic segment contains:
- the LOC113288641 gene encoding 60S ribosomal protein L18a-2-like — translation MTFKYHQYQVVGRALPTEKEDTPKIYRMKLWATNEVRAKSKFWYFLRKLKKVKKSNGQILAINEIYEKSPTKIKNYGIWLRYQSRTGYHNMYKEYRDTTLNGGVEQMYTEMASRHRVRSPCIQIIKTATIPAKLCKRESTKQFHKKDIKFPLVFQKVRPPTRRLKTTYKATRPNLFK, via the exons ATGACATTCAAG TATCATCAATATCAGGTTGTGGGAAGAGCACTACCCACTGAAAAGGAGGACACTCCTAAGATTTACAGGATGAAGCTTTGGGCAACCAATGAAGTTCGTGCCAAATCTAAGTTTTG GTACTTTTTGAGGAAGCTTAAGAAAGTTAAGAAGAGCAATGGACAGATTTTGGCTATCAATGAG ATTTATGAGAAGAGCCCAACCAAGATCAAGAACTATGGTATCTGGTTGCGTTACCAAAGCAGAACCGGTTACCACAACATGTACAAGGAGTACCGTGACACTACTCTTAATGGAGGTGTAGAACAGATGTACACCGAGATGGCTTCCCGTCACAGAGTTAGGTCTCCATGCATCCAGATCATCAAAACTGCCACCATCCCTGCCAAGCTTTGCAAGAGAGAGAGCACAAAGCAATTCCACAAGAAGGACATCAAGTTCCCATTGGTATTCCAGAAGGTCAGACCACCAACCAGGAGATTGAAGACCACATACAAGGCAACCAGACCCAACTTGTTCAAGTAA